A region from the Sphingomonas brevis genome encodes:
- a CDS encoding sensor histidine kinase codes for MGFRRKFEFGLAWRTLVLILAIWLLAQAISTPDLRAARIVAALIAFSALASLWQFIRRTNFQVARFIESVRFEDYSQRFSDPSGGGFDVLGDTLDHALKALQARHAEAAVEARYLAAIVDDSPSALLSIDEDGHVEMLNKAARQLFARQPISRREDLAVLGAELAAAADLPPGTRKITRLLIDGIPHRAILASAHVARLDRGATILSILPVQSELGALEVAAQADLVRVLTHEIMNSLTPVTSLARSSADMVALAEQQGADLGDARVATETVARRAEGILRFVESYREFAQTPEVRRQSFAALPWAEELLRLALASAPDRVAGASLEMKPESLKLNADPELLAQALLNLLRNAFRVTADSPDPIVVLAFSRQAGGRIKIEVRDNGPGIPADRRDDVFLPFYTTHKGGSGVGLSFARQVALAHGGSISAGEAPEGGAEVALVI; via the coding sequence ATGGGCTTTAGGCGCAAGTTCGAATTCGGCTTGGCGTGGCGCACGCTGGTCCTGATTCTTGCCATCTGGCTGCTCGCCCAGGCGATTTCCACGCCTGACTTGAGGGCGGCCCGGATCGTCGCGGCGTTGATCGCCTTCTCCGCGCTGGCCAGCCTCTGGCAATTCATCCGCCGCACCAATTTCCAGGTCGCGAGGTTTATCGAATCCGTCCGGTTCGAGGATTATTCGCAACGTTTTTCCGATCCCAGCGGCGGTGGCTTCGACGTGCTCGGGGATACGCTCGATCACGCGCTCAAGGCTCTTCAGGCGCGTCATGCCGAGGCGGCGGTGGAAGCGCGATATCTGGCGGCGATCGTCGACGATTCCCCAAGCGCCCTGCTGTCGATCGATGAGGATGGCCACGTCGAAATGCTCAACAAGGCCGCGCGGCAGCTGTTCGCCCGGCAACCGATTTCAAGGCGTGAGGACCTGGCGGTTCTGGGTGCCGAGCTGGCCGCCGCCGCGGACCTGCCGCCCGGGACCCGCAAGATTACGCGCCTGCTGATTGACGGCATCCCGCACCGCGCGATTCTCGCTTCGGCGCATGTCGCGCGCCTCGATCGGGGTGCCACCATCCTGTCCATCCTCCCGGTACAGAGTGAGCTTGGCGCGCTCGAAGTCGCGGCGCAGGCCGACCTCGTCCGGGTCCTCACCCACGAAATCATGAATTCGCTGACGCCGGTGACCTCACTGGCCCGGTCGAGCGCAGACATGGTCGCGCTGGCGGAACAGCAGGGCGCGGACCTCGGCGATGCGCGCGTGGCCACCGAGACGGTCGCCAGGCGCGCGGAGGGCATATTGCGCTTCGTCGAAAGCTATCGGGAGTTCGCCCAGACCCCCGAGGTGCGGCGCCAGTCATTTGCCGCCCTGCCATGGGCCGAAGAATTGCTGCGACTGGCATTGGCCAGTGCCCCCGATCGCGTCGCCGGCGCTTCGCTGGAGATGAAACCGGAGTCCTTGAAGCTGAACGCCGACCCTGAGCTGCTGGCCCAGGCGCTGCTCAATCTGCTCCGTAACGCGTTCCGGGTAACCGCCGACTCCCCCGACCCAATTGTCGTGCTGGCGTTCAGCCGCCAGGCTGGAGGCCGCATCAAGATCGAGGTTCGCGATAATGGTCCCGGCATTCCCGCCGACCGGCGCGACGATGTTTTCCTGCCCTTCTATACGACCCATAAGGGCGGCAGCGGCGTCGGCCTGAGCTTCGCCCGCCAGGTCGCTCTGGCGCATGGCGGGTCGATCAGCGCCGGTGAAGCACCGGAAGGCGGCGCCGAAGTGGCACTGGTAATCTGA
- a CDS encoding MAPEG family protein, with the protein MTRDQKIVATGAATGVATMLAALAALSAIMAGIAAEATAGERLAFAARWIALGALPLAMMIASVGNERFGSEAIDPTAGKESQAMIVNGRVCENTLQQYLLFIVANLALAASLGGDRLGVIAAAAIVFVIARFVFWIGYRIRPIYRAPGFSSTFYLNVVLFGYAAWAAWRG; encoded by the coding sequence ATGACCAGGGATCAGAAAATCGTCGCGACCGGTGCCGCCACCGGAGTCGCGACCATGCTGGCCGCGCTGGCCGCCCTGTCGGCGATTATGGCCGGCATTGCGGCCGAGGCGACGGCCGGCGAGCGGCTCGCCTTTGCGGCGCGCTGGATCGCGCTTGGCGCCCTGCCGCTTGCCATGATGATCGCGTCGGTCGGCAATGAGCGGTTCGGCAGCGAGGCGATCGACCCGACCGCGGGCAAGGAAAGCCAGGCGATGATCGTCAACGGCCGCGTTTGCGAAAATACGCTGCAGCAATATTTACTGTTCATCGTCGCGAACCTGGCGCTGGCGGCGAGCCTCGGCGGCGACCGGCTGGGCGTTATTGCGGCGGCGGCGATCGTCTTCGTCATCGCCCGGTTTGTGTTCTGGATCGGCTATCGAATCCGGCCGATCTACCGGGCGCCGGGCTTCTCCTCGACCTTCTATTTGAACGTCGTCCTGTTCGGCTATGCCGCCTGGGCGGCGTGGCGGGGCTAA
- a CDS encoding efflux RND transporter periplasmic adaptor subunit, which translates to MSLVELKMASGPGAVSGGAMDRVVERKKIDKRILIGAGAGAALLLILLFWLFAPRGDSQSVNPNRLTISKVQQGTFEDFLPIRARVAPLVTVYLDAVEGGRVEQMAVEDGANVVKGQLLAVLSNADLQLSTLARQTEVEQQLNNMRSQELALQQTRSANRRELNQVQTDLSKAQRMYDLQRPLAEKGFVTGKAFNDTKDDLAFQKNRLLILKRSIAEDEQLQANQLGQLRSSTASLNQSLSIARGSLSQLQLRAPVSGQLSGFSIQLGQSLQQGERLGQIDSAGKSKLEGDVDEFYLGRVEVGQTASIEVQGKTYGLKVSKVYPQVRNGQFRIDLIFDGPEPPSTRRGQTISTKLTLGDSSRAVLIPNGAFFNDTGGNWVFVVNERGTSAERRAVQLGRRNNDFIEVLDGLKPGERVVTSSYSGLVDKDHLSFDTGE; encoded by the coding sequence ATGAGCCTGGTGGAACTGAAAATGGCGTCCGGACCTGGCGCGGTCAGCGGCGGCGCGATGGATCGCGTGGTCGAACGCAAGAAAATCGACAAGCGCATCCTGATCGGGGCGGGCGCCGGCGCGGCGCTGCTTTTGATCCTGCTGTTCTGGCTGTTCGCGCCACGGGGGGATTCGCAATCGGTCAATCCCAACCGACTGACCATCTCAAAGGTCCAACAGGGCACGTTCGAGGATTTTCTTCCCATTAGGGCACGAGTTGCACCGCTGGTGACGGTCTATCTGGACGCGGTTGAGGGCGGCCGGGTCGAGCAAATGGCGGTTGAGGACGGCGCCAATGTGGTCAAGGGGCAGCTGCTTGCCGTCCTGTCCAATGCGGACCTTCAGCTATCCACGCTGGCGCGGCAAACCGAGGTCGAGCAACAGCTCAACAACATGCGCAGCCAGGAGCTGGCGTTGCAGCAGACGCGCAGCGCCAACCGGCGCGAGTTGAACCAGGTGCAGACCGACCTGTCGAAGGCGCAGCGGATGTACGACCTTCAGCGTCCGCTGGCGGAAAAAGGCTTCGTCACCGGTAAGGCGTTCAACGACACCAAGGATGACCTGGCATTCCAGAAGAACCGGCTGCTGATTCTCAAGCGCAGCATAGCCGAGGACGAGCAGTTACAGGCGAACCAGCTCGGCCAGCTGCGCTCGTCGACGGCGTCGCTGAACCAGAGCCTTTCGATCGCGCGCGGCAGCCTCAGCCAGCTCCAGCTGCGGGCGCCCGTGTCCGGCCAGCTTAGCGGTTTCTCGATCCAGCTCGGCCAGTCGCTGCAGCAGGGCGAGCGGCTCGGCCAGATCGACAGCGCCGGGAAGAGCAAGCTCGAGGGCGACGTAGACGAATTCTACCTCGGCCGGGTCGAGGTCGGACAAACCGCCTCCATCGAGGTGCAGGGCAAGACCTATGGCCTCAAGGTTTCGAAGGTCTACCCGCAGGTCCGCAACGGACAGTTTCGTATCGACCTGATTTTCGACGGGCCCGAGCCGCCCTCGACACGCCGCGGCCAGACCATTTCGACCAAGCTCACGCTCGGCGATTCAAGCCGCGCGGTGCTGATCCCCAATGGCGCCTTCTTCAACGATACGGGCGGCAATTGGGTGTTCGTCGTCAACGAACGGGGAACGAGCGCCGAGCGCCGCGCGGTCCAGCTCGGCCGGCGCAACAATGACTTCATCGAGGTTCTCGACGGCCTGAAGCCTGGCGAGCGCGTCGTAACCTCCAGCTACAGCGGGCTGGTCGACAAGGACCACCTCAGCTTCGACACCGGCGAGTAG
- a CDS encoding sigma-54-dependent transcriptional regulator: MDEPFDLAVIVDDDPDIALAARLALRTLFKEIATLPSPQELPAFVTARSPDAILLDLNFERAATDGSEGLDYLGRIMAVDPEAAVVIITAHSAVSVAVEALKRGASDFVAKPWANERLAATVRSAAALRRSKLDTRLERDRTSELAHNGETPLLGQSEAMQRVKMLIDRSAPTDANVLILGENGTGKEIVAREIHRKSRRGKLPMVSIDLGATAEGLFESELFGHTKGAFTGAAGERIGRIKAADHSTLFLDEIGNLPLHLQPKLLTALEQREVVPVGANRAVGIDVRVIAATNLSEERLSDENRFRQDLLFRLNTIEIHLPPLRSRAEDIPQLINHYLRLYERKYDRPERSLPGEVMDPLTKHDWPGNVRALRHAAERAVIMADGGSYRLEDFPLPARPQGGAIPSLSGSLNLDQLERQMIERALRMHHFNISLAAGELGLSRGALYRRMEKHGL, encoded by the coding sequence ATGGACGAGCCGTTCGACCTTGCAGTGATCGTCGACGACGATCCCGATATTGCGTTGGCCGCGCGCCTGGCCCTGCGCACCCTGTTCAAGGAAATCGCCACCCTGCCATCGCCGCAGGAGTTGCCGGCATTCGTAACCGCGCGATCGCCCGATGCGATCCTGCTCGACCTCAACTTCGAGCGGGCCGCAACGGACGGCAGCGAAGGTCTCGACTATCTCGGCCGGATCATGGCGGTCGATCCGGAAGCCGCGGTCGTGATCATTACCGCCCACAGCGCCGTGTCGGTGGCGGTCGAGGCGTTGAAGCGCGGCGCCAGCGACTTCGTCGCCAAGCCGTGGGCCAATGAGCGGCTTGCCGCCACGGTCCGCAGCGCCGCCGCATTGCGCCGGAGCAAGCTCGATACCCGGCTCGAACGCGATCGCACGTCCGAGCTGGCGCACAATGGCGAAACTCCGCTGCTCGGGCAGTCGGAAGCGATGCAGCGAGTCAAAATGCTGATCGACCGGTCGGCGCCGACCGACGCGAATGTCCTGATCCTCGGCGAGAACGGCACCGGCAAGGAGATTGTTGCGCGCGAAATCCACCGCAAGTCGCGCCGCGGCAAGCTGCCGATGGTGTCGATCGACCTTGGCGCAACCGCAGAAGGGCTGTTTGAATCAGAACTGTTCGGTCACACCAAGGGCGCTTTCACCGGCGCCGCCGGAGAGCGCATCGGGCGCATCAAGGCCGCCGACCACAGCACGCTGTTCCTTGACGAGATCGGCAATCTGCCACTCCACCTGCAGCCCAAGCTGCTGACCGCGCTTGAGCAGCGCGAGGTAGTGCCGGTCGGCGCCAACCGAGCGGTCGGGATCGACGTCCGGGTAATCGCCGCCACCAACCTGTCGGAAGAACGGCTATCCGACGAAAACCGGTTCCGGCAGGATCTGCTGTTCCGCCTGAACACGATCGAGATTCACCTGCCGCCGCTGCGATCGCGGGCCGAGGACATCCCGCAGCTTATCAACCATTATTTGCGCCTCTATGAGCGCAAATATGACCGGCCCGAGCGATCGCTGCCAGGCGAGGTCATGGACCCCCTGACGAAGCATGATTGGCCCGGGAATGTCCGCGCCTTGCGCCATGCCGCGGAGCGCGCGGTGATCATGGCCGATGGGGGCAGCTATCGGCTCGAGGACTTCCCGCTGCCCGCGCGGCCGCAAGGCGGTGCAATCCCTTCGCTGTCCGGCAGCCTCAACCTCGATCAGCTTGAAAGGCAAATGATCGAACGCGCGCTGAGGATGCATCATTTCAACATCTCGCTGGCTGCCGGCGAGCTCGGCCTAAGCCGCGGCGCGCTCTACCGGCGGATGGAAAAACATGGGCTTTAG